One part of the Patescibacteria group bacterium genome encodes these proteins:
- a CDS encoding S66 peptidase family protein has protein sequence MTEIKNIIKPKIFKKGAHIRVVAPVRSLKLLSKDSKKEAINRLEKFGFKLSFGKHVDEMDEFNSSSIESRVKDLHDAFKDKEVDAILTVIGGYNSNQLLQYIDYELIAQNPKIICGFSDVTALANAITAKTGMITYIGPHFSSWAMKHGFEYSQEYFEKCCMEDKAFDLMSSTEWSDDPWYISQEKREFIQNDDYWVLNPGQAFGRIVGGHARCLNILQGTEYWSGLDDSILILEEDAEINPPLFDRQLQSLIHQLDFGGVKGILIGRFQKETNMTKELLQKIINTKKELQNIPVVANVDFGHTTPIATMPIGGSLEISANTDDVKIRIIEH, from the coding sequence ATGACTGAAATTAAAAACATCATCAAGCCTAAAATTTTTAAAAAAGGTGCTCATATCAGAGTCGTAGCTCCTGTTAGGAGCTTAAAACTTTTGTCAAAAGACAGCAAAAAAGAAGCAATTAATCGGCTTGAAAAATTCGGATTTAAATTATCTTTTGGTAAGCATGTTGATGAGATGGATGAGTTCAATTCATCTTCCATAGAATCAAGGGTTAAGGATCTGCACGATGCGTTTAAAGACAAAGAGGTTGACGCAATCTTGACTGTTATCGGCGGGTATAATTCAAATCAATTGCTTCAATATATTGATTATGAATTAATTGCTCAAAATCCCAAAATTATCTGCGGTTTTTCTGATGTAACCGCCTTGGCAAATGCGATTACTGCTAAAACAGGAATGATTACCTATATAGGGCCCCATTTTTCAAGCTGGGCAATGAAACACGGATTTGAATATTCGCAAGAATATTTTGAAAAATGCTGTATGGAAGATAAGGCTTTTGATTTGATGTCGTCAACGGAATGGAGTGATGATCCTTGGTATATATCTCAAGAAAAAAGAGAATTTATTCAAAATGATGATTATTGGGTGTTAAATCCAGGGCAGGCTTTTGGTCGTATTGTGGGAGGACACGCTCGATGTCTGAATATATTACAAGGAACAGAGTATTGGTCGGGGCTTGATGATTCTATTTTAATTCTTGAGGAAGATGCTGAAATAAATCCACCACTTTTTGACCGACAATTACAATCATTAATTCATCAATTAGATTTTGGTGGCGTTAAAGGAATTTTGATTGGTCGGTTTCAAAAAGAAACTAATATGACAAAAGAGCTATTACAGAAAATTATAAATACAAAAAAAGAATTACAGAATATTCCAGTTGTGGCTAATGTAGATTTCGGACACACAACTCCAATTGCTACTATGCCGATAGGAGGTAGTTTAGAAATTTCCGCAAACACCGATGATGTTAAAATCAGAATAATTGAACATTAA
- a CDS encoding class I SAM-dependent methyltransferase has product MSDNTQEIIEHENAHWSKIFKVELERNDSKNFSSFWWKDYYAELTSFVNQIMFKGNLKTVLEAGSGSGKATILLDKSYNKILLDISSTALEYSRYLADRFDAQDIKFFEGDIFSMPFKDDSFDFVWNIGVIEHYTLDSIESITKEMIRVCNKSGVVAVGMPNFYSGPILKAWILKILKFIPGYKLDTEKFYKIDEIKKIFQKVSEGSEKEIAGMKIEYFGNPLIMETPKFILKTMGKLASCLFRRNKFLILIVCKFK; this is encoded by the coding sequence ATGAGTGATAACACGCAAGAGATAATAGAACATGAGAACGCTCATTGGAGTAAGATATTTAAGGTTGAATTAGAAAGAAACGATAGTAAAAATTTTTCTTCGTTTTGGTGGAAAGATTATTATGCTGAGTTAACCAGCTTCGTAAATCAAATAATGTTTAAAGGTAATTTAAAAACTGTATTAGAGGCTGGAAGCGGATCGGGTAAAGCTACTATATTGTTAGATAAAAGTTATAATAAAATATTATTGGATATTTCTTCCACCGCTCTGGAGTATTCAAGGTATTTAGCCGATAGGTTTGACGCCCAAGATATTAAATTTTTTGAAGGAGATATATTCTCAATGCCGTTTAAAGATGATAGTTTTGATTTTGTTTGGAATATAGGAGTGATTGAACATTACACATTAGATAGTATAGAATCCATAACAAAAGAAATGATTCGCGTTTGTAATAAATCTGGAGTTGTTGCCGTTGGAATGCCGAATTTTTATTCAGGACCGATATTAAAAGCATGGATTTTGAAAATATTGAAATTTATTCCCGGCTACAAACTTGATACCGAAAAATTTTATAAAATAGATGAAATTAAAAAGATATTTCAAAAAGTTAGCGAAGGATCAGAAAAAGAAATAGCTGGTATGAAAATTGAATATTTTGGAAATCCGTTAATTATGGAAACACCTAAGTTTATATTAAAAACAATGGGCAAATTAGCTTCATGCTTGTTTAGAAGAAACAAGTTTTTAATCTTAATAGTATGTAAATTTAAATAA